One Poecilia reticulata strain Guanapo linkage group LG4, Guppy_female_1.0+MT, whole genome shotgun sequence genomic window carries:
- the cpt2 gene encoding carnitine O-palmitoyltransferase 2, mitochondrial, giving the protein MATLLSAQCAVCLRKPGTRLHLRRAAARISARCYSSRTASTADYLHESVVPSMHYQKSLPRLPVPKLEDTIRRYLAAQKPLLDDGQFATTEKIAQDFQNGVGRQLHEELVAQDKANKHTSYISGPWFDMYLSARDSVVLNFNPFMSFNPDPKTEYNEQLVRSTNMVCSAVRFMKTLRAGLLEPEVFHLNPAKSDTDSFKNFIRWVPSSLSWYGAYMVNAYPLDMSQYFRLFNSTRIPKRGRDELLTDDKGRHLLIMRKGNMYVFDVVDRDGNLVKPAEIHSHLKYILSDSTPAPSLPLGILTSENRDVWAGLREKLKVTGNAEALGLVDSALFCLCLDEESMRDHIHISHNMLHGDGCNRWYDKSFSIIIAKDGQTAINFEHSWGDGVAVLRFQNEVFKDTTEKPVVHPGSAPAAVDSASAVRRLQFHLDGELESGIKKAKENFDLAVSKLTIAAIEFKKGGKEQLKKSKLSPDAIAQLSFQMAFLRQYGQTAATYESCSTAAFKHGRTETIRPATVHTKRCSHAFVREPSKHSVEELQAMLNECSKYQGQLTKEAAMGQGFDRHLFALRYLANSKGRSLPSLYTDPAYGAINHNILSTSTLTSPAVSLGGFAPVVPDGFGVGYGVHDNWIGCNVSAYPARNVHEFLQCVHKSLEDIFSVVEGKPLS; this is encoded by the exons ATGGCCACCTTGCTGTCAGCACAATGCGCTGTCTGCCTGAGGAAACCCGGGACTCGGCTTCATTTAAGAAGAGCCGCAGCGAGGATCTCAGCTCGGTGCTACAGCAGCAGGACTGCTTCTACTGCGGACTATCTGCACGAAAGCGTCGTTCCTTCCATGCATTACCAGAAGAGTTTACCCAG ACTCCCCGTTCCCAAGCTGGAGGACACCATCAGGAGGTATTTAGCTGCCCAGAAACCTTTGCTGGATGATGGCCAGTTCGC AACAACGGAGAAAATTGCTCAAGATTTCCAGAACGGAGTGGGAAGACAGCTCCACGAGGAACTGGTGGCTCAAGACAAGGCCAATAAGCACACAAGCTACATCTCAG GTCCCTGGTTCGACATGTATCTGTCTGCTCGTGACTCTGTGGTGCTGAACTTCAACCCCTTCATGTCCTTCAATCCCGATCCAAAGACGGAGTACAACGAGCAGCTGGTGCGGTCAACTAACATGGTGTGCTCGGCCGTGCGCTTTATGAAGACGCTGCGAGCGGGTCTACTGGAGCCGGAGGTTTTCCACCTCAACCCGGCCAAGAGTGACACGGACAGCTTCAAAAACTTCATCCGCTGGGTTCCGTCTTCACTGTCCTGGTACGGAGCCTACATGGTGAACGCCTACCCTCTAGACATGTCTCAGTACTTCCGCCTCTTCAACTCAACGCGCATCCCAAAACGCGGTCGAGATGAGCTCCTCACCGACGACAAGGGCAGACATCTGCTAATCATGCGAAAAGGCAACATGTATGTATTCGACGTTGTGGACAGAGACGGGAATTTGGTGAAGCCGGCAGAGATCCATTCCCACTTGAAGTATATTTTGTCTGACTCGACACCGGCGCCCTCCTTGCCTCTGGGCATCCTGACCAGTGAGAACAGAGATGTCTGGGCGGGGCTAAGAGAGAAGCTGAAAGTTACTGGAAACGCAGAGGCGTTGGGGCTAGTCGACAGCGcccttttctgtctctgtctggATGAAGAGAGCATGCGGGACCACATTCACATATCCCACAACATGCTGCATGGCGACGGCTGCAACCGCTGGTATGACAAGTCCTTCAGCATCATCATAGCCAAGGACGGTCAGACAGCAATTAACTTCGAGCACTCTTGGGGTGACGGAGTAGCCGTTCTCCGCTTTCAGAACGAGGTGTTCAAAGACACGACAGAGAAGCCGGTGGTGCACCCAGGCTCTGCCCCGGCGGCCGTGGACTCAGCCTCCGCTGTCCGCAGATTGCAGTTCCACTTGGACGGAGAGCTGGAGAGCGGTATCAAGAAAGCCAAAGAGAACTTTGACTTGGCTGTATCGAAGCTTACCATTGCCGCCATTGAGTTCAAGAAAGGCGGGaaggagcagctgaagaagagcaaGCTGAGTCCAGACGCCATAGCCCAGCTGTCTTTTCAGATGGCCTTCCTGAGGCAGTACGGCCAGACGGCGGCCACATATGAGTCCTGCAGCACTGCAGCATTTAAGCATGGCCGCACAGAGACCATCCGACCGGCCACCGTCCACACCAAACGCTGCTCACACGCCTTTGTCCGTGAGCCCAGCAAGCACAgcgtggaggagctgcaggcgATGCTCAACGAATGCTCCAAATACCAAGGCCAGCTCACCAAGGAGGCAGCTATGG GTCAAGGGTTTGACCGCCACCTGTTTGCTCTGCGTTACCTTGCCAACTCTAAGGGTCGATCTCTGCCCAGCCTGTACACGGACCCAGCCTACGGCGCCATAAACCACAACATCCTGTCCACCAGCACACTGACCAGCCCCGCCGTCAGCCTCGGGGGCTTCGCTCCGGTGGTGCCCGACGGGTTCGGTGTCGGTTACGGTGTCCACGACAACTGGATCGGCTGCAACGTGTCCGCCTATCCTGCTCGCAACGTCCATGAGTTTCTGCAGTGTGTCCACAAGTCTTTGGAGGACATCTTCAGTGTTGTGGAAGGGAAACCTTTGAGTTGA
- the magoh gene encoding protein mago nashi homolog, with the protein MSTSDFYLRYYVGHKGKFGHEFLEFEFRPDGKLRYANNSNYKNDVMIRKEAYVHKSVMEELKRIIDDSEITKEDDALWPPPDRVGRQELEIVIGDEHISFTTSKIGSLIDVNQSKDPEGLRVFYYLVQDLKCLVFSLIGLHFKIKPI; encoded by the exons ATGTCAACAAGTGACTTTTATTTGAGGTATTATGTGGGACACAAGGGGAAGTTTGGACACGAGTTCCTGGAATTTGAATTCAGACCTGACG GTAAGCTGAGGTACGCAAACAACAGCAACTACAAGAATGACGTCATGATCAGGAAAGAG GCCTATGTACACAAAAGTGTGATGGAGGAGCTGAAACGCATCATTGATGACAGCGAAATCACCAAGGAAGATGATGCACTGTGGCCGCCTCCTGACAGGGTTGGAAGACAG gagTTGGAGATCGTCATTGGAGACGAGCACATTTCATTCACAACTTCCAAAATTGGCTCTTTGATTGATGTCAACCAGTCAAA GGATCCTGAAGGACTCCGTGTGTTTTACTACCTGGTCCAGGATCTGAAATGTCTCGTCTTCAGTCTGATTGGGCTCCACTTCAAGATCAAGCCCATCTAG
- the aatf gene encoding protein AATF — protein sequence MAGSFSQELEDLLNPLPKFADPEDDADEATKARVVERFSEDDEDDLGVGVSSLRKRNSSLLLDTDRRYAGKPVSRKELLMDIGESDKEEDDEVDTEEDDEEGSIKEEDGDDDDDDDDDNEEEELEYLSRYSKLDAKLTPQAKDSDITFPEEVDFCKMTEGMDDLGMSEDEDDGSGEESGGSDEDEGSEDDEMEDEQEGDAVHTFSRHKLDEEVEKGRAVKSQLALWDQLLEGRIKLQKALVTANQLPQPPAFPEFKRRGGPEYAGALKNTHKALKALQRSLLELHDQLLYQSPDTRPISVGSPPAGSEDEEINSDGDGEEQERSSADVGAPKRKLDMAEYPDFMAKRFAAFEPYCNATLQKWHDKTRLTTGKSSKGFGAFERNILTQVEQVLMDKERLLRRTQTRRSEYRVLGKRESSAKILDNIPEEVEVAEHQPKLNTHLKDLDEDVFDDDDFYHQLLRELIERKTSATDPNDQVAMGRQWLAIQKLRSKIKKKVDTKASKGRKVRFHVHSKLVNFMAPVDHSSMSDEARSELYRGLFGQNAAVRE from the coding sequence ATGGCGGGCTCGTTTTCCCAGGAGCTCGAGGACCTGTTGAATCCGTTGCCTAAGTTTGCGGATCCAGAGGACGACGCAGACGAAGCAACCAAAGCCCGTGTGGTCGAGAGGTTCAGCGAGGACGACGAGGATGATCTTGGGGTCGGGGTCAGTTCCCTTCGGAAACGCAACTCTTCCTTGCTGCTGGACACGGACAGAAGGTATGCGGGGAAGCCAGTGTCCCGGAAAGAGTTGCTTATGGATATTGGAGAATCAGACAAAGAAGAGGATGATGAGGTTGACAcagaggaagatgatgaagaggGTTCTATAAAGGAAGAGGacggtgatgatgatgatgatgatgatgatgataatgaagAAGAGGAGCTAGAATACTTGAGTAGATATTCAAAACTAGATGCTAAATTGACACCACAGGCGAAGGACTCTGACATCACTTTTCCTGAAGAAGTGGACTTTTGTAAAATGACGGAGGGCATGGACGACCTGGGGATGAGTGAAGATGAAGACGATGGCAGTGGCGAGGAGTCTGGAGGCAGTGATGAGGATGAAGGCTCTGAGGACGATGAGATGGAAGACGAGCAGGAAGGAGACGCTGTCCACACGTTTTCTAGACACAAACTGGACGAGGAGGTAGAGAAAGGCAGGGCAGTGAAGAGTCAGCTGGCTCTCTGGGACCAGCTGCTTGAGGGCCGGATCAAACTCCAGAAAGCCCTGGTGACTGCCAACCAGCTGCCTCAGCCGCCTGCGTTCCCAGAGttcaagaggagaggagggccTGAGTACGCCGGGGCTCTGAAGAACACCCACAAGGCCCTGAAGGCTCTCCAGAGGTCCCTGCTGGAGCTGCATGACCAGTTGTTGTACCAGAGCCCCGACACACGCCCCATCTCCGTGGGGAGCCCTCCAGCTGGGAGCGAGGATGAGGAGATAAACAGCGATGGTGATGGAGAGGAGCAGGAGAGGTCATCGGCTGATGTCGGAGCACCCAAAAGGAAGCTGGACATGGCGGAGTACCCAGACTTCATGGCCAAACGTTTTGCAGCTTTCGAGCCCTACTGCAACGCCACGCTGCAGAAGTGGCATGACAAAACCCGCCTGACCACGGGCAAGAGCAGCAAAGGTTTCGGAGCGTTTGAAAGGAACATTCTGACCCAGGTGGAGCAGGTTCTGATGGACAAAGAGAGGCTGCTGCGGCGCACCCAGACCAGGCGCTCCGAGTACAGAGTCCTCGGCAAGAGAGAATCCTCTGCCAAAATTCTCGACAACATCCCGGAGGAGGTAGAGGTCGCCGAGCATCAGCCGAAGTTAAACACCCACCTGAAAGACCTGGACGAGGACGTATTCGACGATGACGACTTCTACCACCAGCTCCTGAGGGAGCTAATCGAGCGCAAGACGAGCGCCACGGATCCCAACGACCAGGTGGCCATGGGCAGGCAGTGGCTGGCCATCCAGAAGCTGCGCAGCAAGATCAAGAAGAAGGTGGACACCAAAGCCAGCAAGGGGCGCAAGGTGCGATTCCACGTCCACAGCAAGCTGGTGAACTTCATGGCGCCTGTGGACCACAGCTCCATGAGTGATGAGGCCCGGAGCGAACTGTACCGCGGCCTCTTCGGTCAGAACGCCGCAGTCAGGGAATGA